From a single Silene latifolia isolate original U9 population chromosome 6, ASM4854445v1, whole genome shotgun sequence genomic region:
- the LOC141587868 gene encoding uncharacterized protein LOC141587868, whose protein sequence is MPKKENERNKAKSSSSSSSKFKYLPLDIWTHILALLPAKTVLKISCNGLLLVEKGRSSRLRLWNPCIRKSLVLPWSPVPHGFFGRRYLFGFAPNSQDYKVVSITFERSEGIEPSKMYYAVYTLRDQQWTVRKDPLNVANLYNTNTIMAFYSLPTAVFFRGTAYWLGQNDFGQHNNQRYELTHLGSFNFDTENVNFLELPFSLDEEGSLRFVFLLGGSLAVFSISEVTSSIWVLEQENKKGAWTLWFSGQSSRDGYQLFKDSAQKIFYCERNGGYFVYGKHTYNIASCRVQELKKSMSSYVKLDTYSESLVLFKGCRSYDLRDIS, encoded by the exons ATGCCGAAGAAGGAGAACGAAAGAAACAAAGcgaaatcatcatcatcatcatcttccaaaTTCAAGTACTTACCACTAGATATATGGACTCATATTTTGGCATTGTTGCCGGCTAAAACCGTATTGAAAATCAG CTGTAATGGGTTGCTTTTAGTGGAAAAAGGCCGTTCTTCGCGATTAAGATTGTGGAATCCTTGTATTCGCAAATCATTGGTTCTTCCCTGGAGCCCAGTTCCCCATGGTTTTTTCGGTCGTAGGTATTTGTTTGGGTTTGCCCCTAATAGTCAGGATTATAAAGTGGTTTCGATCAcatttgagagaagtgagggtaTAGAGCCAAGTAAGATGTATTATGCAGTTTATACACTCCGTGATCAACAATGGACCGTTAGAAAAGATCCCCTCAATGTCGCCAATTTGTACAACACTAATACGATTATGGCATTTTATTCTCTACCGACTGCAGTTTTCTTTCGAGGAACAGCATACTGGCTTGGACAAAATGATTTTGGACAACACAATAACCAAAGGTATGAATTAACGCATCTTGGTTCCTTTAACTTTGATACGGAAAATGTCAACTTTTTGGAACTGCCCTTTAGTTTGGACGAAGAAGGCTCCTTGAGGTTTGTGTTTCTTCTTGGGGGATCACTAGCGGTTTTCAGTATTTCTGAGGTAACTTCCAGCATATGGGTGCTAGAACAGGAGAACAAAAAGGGGGCATGGACTCTATGGTTCTCCGGGCAATCAAGTCGGGATGGGTATCAATTGTTCAAGGATTCAGCACAAAAGATTTTCTATTGCGAGAGGAATGGTGGCTATTTTGTTTATGGGAAGCACACTTATAATATAGCTAGTTGCCGAGTCCAGGAGCTCAAAAAATCTATGAGCTCCTATGTAAAATTGGATACGTATTCAGAAAGCTTGGTGTTGTTCAAAGGATGCAGATCTTATGATTTGAGGGATATCTCATGA